Below is a window of Streptomyces spongiicola DNA.
AGTCGAGCTGGCCCGGAGCGTGGGCGTCGCTGTCGATCGCGAAGAGCACGCCCGCCGCCACGGCGCGCCGCAGCAGCGGGCGCGGCGGATCGAGCCGGTCCGGGCGGCAGTTGATCTCCACCGCCGTGCCGGAGTCGGCGCAGGCCGCGAACACCTCGTCCGCGTCGAAGTCCGACTCCGGCCGTCCGCGGCCTCCGTCACGCCCCTTCAGCAGCCGTCCCGTGCAGTGCCCGAGGACGTCGACGAGCGGATCGGTCACCGCGGCGACCATCCGCCGGGTCATCGGCCGTGACTCCATCCGGAGCCGGGAGTGCACGGACGCCACCACCACGTCCAGCCGGTCGAGCAGTTCCGGCTCCTGGTCGAGCGAGCCGTCCGGCAGGATGTCGCACTCGATGCCGGTGAGCAGCCGGAACGGCCGCCAGGTCCGGTTGAGTTCGGCGACCACGTCCAGCTGCTCACGCAGCCGTTCCGGGCTGAGCCCTCGTGCGACCGTGAGCCTCGGGGAGTGGTCGGTGAGCACGGCCCACTCGTGCCCCAGAGCGACCGCGGCGCGCCCCATGGCCTGGATCGGGCTGCCGCCGTCGGACCAGTCCGAGTGCAGATGGCAGTCCCCGCGGAGCGCCGCGCGCAGCCGGGCCCCGGGAGCGTTCCCCTCGGCCCGCGCGCCCGCTTCCTCCTCCTGTTCCTCCTCCAGTTGCCGCAGATACGCCGGTACCCGGCCGGCCAGGGCCTCCCTGACGACCTGAGCGGTCCTGGGCCCGAGGCCCCGCACCGACTCCAGCGAGCCGGCCGCGGCCCGCTCGCCCACCTCGCGCTCGCCCAGGGCCGCGATCGCCGCCGACGCGGTACGGAAGGCGCGTACCCGGTACGTCGGGGCCTCGGACCGCTCGAGCAGGAAGGCGATCCGGTCCAGCGCCTCCACCGGGTCCATGGCCGGGTGCCGCCGGCCGGCGCCGCGGGAGCGGGGCCCGGGCGCCGCCCCCGGGGCCGGGCGGGCGCCCGGCGGCCTGTCGTCGGCCGTCATCGCACCGCCCTTCCTCGCCGGTCCCGTCCCTCCCATGGTGCTCCCGCCGTACGTCAGGAGCGACCGACGAACTTCCGCGCGAGTCTGTCGCCCAGCCGCACCGCGGCCCGGTGCGACTCGATGGGGGTGACCCTGGAGTCCCGGAACAGGATGTACGTCACTCCGGAGTTGACGCCGCCGGTGGTCGGATCGGGGTCTATGCCCAGTGCCCGGGCGGTGGCGTGCGACGCCTCGCCGATCAGGTCGGTCGGGCCGACGTCGCCGACCACCGCGTAGACGACCCGGTTGCGGTAGATCACGGCGGCGACGGTGCCGCCGCGGATGCGCGAGTAGTTGTAGTCCCAGACCCGGCTGATCGCCGGTACGACGATGAACGGCAGGTCGGCGGAGTCCAGCGGGTATCCCTCGGAGTCCCAGTAGGCGGTCTCGGGCTGCCAGTACTCGTCGGTGTCCGGGTTGCACTCCGGGCTGCCGAGGCCGTCGCAGTCGATGTCGAGGTCCGCCTTCCAGAAGACCACCGAGCTGGTGCCGCACACGGGTATGGACTCCTCCTGGTCCGCGTCGGAGCGGAACAGTCCGTCGGATATCCGTGTGCAGCTGCGGACCTTGGCGAGGAGTTCGCGCGCTGTCACGGAGCCCTCGTAGGTGGGACGGGCGGTGGCGGTGGCCGGCAGGGCGGCCGCGACGAGGAGTGCCGCGCCGGACAGGGCGACGGCCTTGGAGCAACGGGACACGGGCTGTTTCCTCCGGTTAGGGGCGCGGCCGCCTTCAGCGGCCGCCGCGTATGTGGTGGGCGAGCCGTTCCAGGAAGGTCCGCCGGCCCGGGACGAGCGGCTCCGCCGCGCGCTCCAGGGGGAACCGGCCGACCCGGTCGACCTCGGGGAACCCCGTCGGTACGCCGGACCGCGGCGGCCTCTGCATCGTGAGCGTGCCGGGCACCACCGAATGGGGCGTGAGCGTGCCGGGCACCACCGAACGGGGCGTGAGCGTGCCGGGCACCACCGAACGGGGATCGAGCGTGCCGGGCACCACCGAACGGGGATCGAGGTCGCCCTCGACCGCCCGGACGGTGACGGACCCGCCGCCCCCCTGACGGCTCTCACCGAGCGCGATGCGCCCGCCGTCCGAGGCGGGCAGCCCGAGTTCCTCCCCGGGCTCCCGCCGCGCCGCCGCCTCCGGCCGTTCCTCCGGGCCGTACCCGCCCTTGGGAACCGGCCACGCGACCTCGTCCCCGGCGGCCCGACAGGGGCCTCCCATGTGCCCGATCAGCACCTCGAGATCCGCCGCGGTGCCCCGGAACAGCAGGAGCCCGGCGCTTCGCTTGCCCGACATGCTGCCGAGTCTGCGGGGGGCCCACGGCCGTCGCCATCGGACCGAAGGGGTGCCGGCAGCGGGATGGACGGCCCTGCCCGGGC
It encodes the following:
- a CDS encoding NUDIX domain-containing protein; the encoded protein is MSGKRSAGLLLFRGTAADLEVLIGHMGGPCRAAGDEVAWPVPKGGYGPEERPEAAARREPGEELGLPASDGGRIALGESRQGGGGSVTVRAVEGDLDPRSVVPGTLDPRSVVPGTLTPRSVVPGTLTPHSVVPGTLTMQRPPRSGVPTGFPEVDRVGRFPLERAAEPLVPGRRTFLERLAHHIRGGR
- a CDS encoding glycoside hydrolase family 75 protein, with the translated sequence MSRCSKAVALSGAALLVAAALPATATARPTYEGSVTARELLAKVRSCTRISDGLFRSDADQEESIPVCGTSSVVFWKADLDIDCDGLGSPECNPDTDEYWQPETAYWDSEGYPLDSADLPFIVVPAISRVWDYNYSRIRGGTVAAVIYRNRVVYAVVGDVGPTDLIGEASHATARALGIDPDPTTGGVNSGVTYILFRDSRVTPIESHRAAVRLGDRLARKFVGRS
- a CDS encoding PHP domain-containing protein, with translation MDPVEALDRIAFLLERSEAPTYRVRAFRTASAAIAALGEREVGERAAAGSLESVRGLGPRTAQVVREALAGRVPAYLRQLEEEQEEEAGARAEGNAPGARLRAALRGDCHLHSDWSDGGSPIQAMGRAAVALGHEWAVLTDHSPRLTVARGLSPERLREQLDVVAELNRTWRPFRLLTGIECDILPDGSLDQEPELLDRLDVVVASVHSRLRMESRPMTRRMVAAVTDPLVDVLGHCTGRLLKGRDGGRGRPESDFDADEVFAACADSGTAVEINCRPDRLDPPRPLLRRAVAAGVLFAIDSDAHAPGQLDWQINGCARAEECGVPESRVVNTRGAQDVLRWARTGELPSAG